In Palaemon carinicauda isolate YSFRI2023 chromosome 14, ASM3689809v2, whole genome shotgun sequence, the following proteins share a genomic window:
- the LOC137653351 gene encoding adult-specific cuticular protein ACP-20-like, whose amino-acid sequence MSSVATANPGGHGHGGGKHGYGEPLPYYYGYHVDGDYKGPHFGQHEKSDGKGVYGSYTVALPDGRKQHVKYTADHYNGYVAHVSYSGKAQHPAYYDQR is encoded by the exons ATGTCCTCAGTGGCTACGGCTAACCCTGGCGGACATGGCCACGGGGGAGGAAAACACGGCTACGGT GAACCGCTACCATACTATTACGGATACCACGTGGACGGCGACTACAAAGGACCTCATTTCGGTCAACACGAGAAGTCCGACGGAAAAGGCGTTTACGGATCCTACACCGTCGCTCTCCCCGACGGACGTAAACAACAC GTGAAATACACAGCCGACCACTACAACGGATACGTTGCCCACGTGAGCTATTCTGGGAAGGCTCAGCATCCAGCCTATTATGACCAGCGGTAG